TCAGGCCTGAATCATTTACGTTCAAAAATTCCTACTGCTTCGACCTCATCGAACTCTTTAAGCATTACCTTTATTATCTCGGTCTGCTTTGTCGGTACGGTTTTGCCGATGAAGTCAGCCTGAATGGGCAATTCGCGGTGCTCGCTGCCGCGGTCTATCAGTACGGCGAGCTGGACACGTTTGGGCCGGCCGAAATCCATAAGCTGATCGAGCGCGGCACGAATGGTGCGGCCAGTGTAAAGCACGTCATCGATCAGGACGATATTCTTGCCTTCGATGTCTTCAGTTAGTTCGGTACGGTTGACGATCGGATTTGCACCGACCGTTGACAGGTCGTCGCGGTAAAGCGTGATGTCGAGAATGCCGTAAAGCGGACGAACGCCTTCTATGGCCTCTATCTTGTCACGGATATGCTCCGCCAAGGGAACACCGCGGCGCCGAATGCCCACCAAATAAAGGTCGTCGGCGCCTTTATTCTTCTCTACGATCTCAGTTGCCAAGCGCCGGAGAGCACGATTCATTGCCGCCGCGTCCATGATCCGCGACTTTTCAACCAAATTTAATTCTTCACTCATTCGTAGCAAATCGTAACAAAGGGCGGGGCGAAGTTCAAAGTTTACGCTCGTTAGTTTGGAATGCGGCGTGCATTAAATAGAATCTAAACGTCGATGTCGGGATTTTGGAACAAGATCGTCAGGCCGGTAATGTTCGCGTTGGACGCCGAGCGTGCACACGAACTCGGGATGAGCGCATTGAGGAACGGACTAGCGAGGCCGTTTTACAGCGAAGAGGTTTTTCCCGAACTCGAAACGGAGGTTTTTGGGCTGAGGTTTAAAAATCCTCTAGGTATCGCAGCGGGGTTCGACAAGAACGGAACCGTCGTTGAACAGCTTGCTTCGCTTGGCTTCGGTTTCGTCGAGGTTGGCACGGTCACGCTTAAGCCGCAGCCCGGAAATGAGCGGCCGAGGATGTTTCGGCTGCCGGCCGACAATGCTCTGATCAACAGGCTTGGTTTTAACAATGACGGTGCAGAAGCGGTCGCGGATAGATTGGCGAAGATAAAAAGGAGGTGCATTGTCGGTGTGAATATCGGCAAGAACCGCGATGTCGCGATCGCGGACGCGGTCGAAAATTATGTCCGGACATATGATATCGTCCATCCGGTCGCAGATTACATCACAGTTAATATCTCGTCGCCGAACACACCGAATTTGCGGGAACTGCAAAAAGGGGAGAGCCTTGACGAATTGCTCTCGGCACTAACCGAAAGGAATGCGGAAGAAGCGAGAAAACCGCTGTTGGTCAAGATCGCGCCCGACCTCAACGATGCGGAGATCAGAGCCGTTGTTGAAAAATGTATGCAATACGGCATCGACGGCATTATTGCAGCAAATACGACCATCTCCAGACAGGGCCTGCAGACAAAAGAGGTTGAAGCCATCGGTGCGGGCGGACTGAGCGGCAGGCCGCTGACGATGCGGTCAACGGAAGTGGTCCGGCGAATCTATGAATTTTCAGACGGAAAACTCCCCATCGTAGGCGTCGGCGGTATATTCGATGCGAACGATGCTTTTGAGAAGTTCGCCGCCGGAGCTTCGCTTGTCCAGGCTTATACGGGCTTCGTTTATGTCGGTCCGACCTTCGCTGCGGATGTATGTAGAGGGCTGGCAAAATGCTTGAGAGATAATGGATTTCGGTCGATCGGTGATGCTGTCGGTTCTTCGGTAAGTACCCGTTAGTTGGTTGACACAATCCGTCTGCACGTTATAATTACACTTTTGCCGTTTGCCCGGTGACAAAGACCGTGCGGCGGCAGTTTTTGACAATGAAGATCATCCTCGACCAAGTTTCCGTTCAGCCGCGTCAGATAGACGAGAGTTTTGGGCAGGACGAGGTCGAGTTGGACGACGAGGCAAAGCTTGTCGGCGATGCAGCGTTTTCCGGGACCGTCCGAAAAGAGGGCGTGCGGGTGTTGGTCGAAGGCACGGTGACGGCAGACGTCGAGATGCCGTGTTCACGATGTCTTGAGAAGACAACGTTCACGACCAATGCACACTTTGTTGACGTGCTCGTCGATTCTGAATATGAGCCGACAGATGCTGAGCTCCAAGTTTCGGACGACGGACTCGACGAATCGCTGGTCATCGGAGGCGAGGTAGAGTTGGCCGAACTCGTCCGTGAACGAATATTGCTTGAGCTGCCCGAAATTTGTTTGTGCAGCGACGATTGCAAAGGGCTTTGTCCGAAATGCGGCGTGAATTGGAACACAGGCTCTTGCGACTGTTCCGACCAAGAGATAGACCCGAGGTGGGCCGCTTTACAGAATTTGAATTGAGATTCCGCGAGAGTGCGGATTGATATAAGAGGTAATAATGCCAAATCCTAAAAGACGACATTCACATGCGAGAACTCGACAGCGTCGAGCTCATGATGCGCTGAAAACGCCGCAGTTCTATATGGACAAAGATACCGGCGAAGCTAAAAAGCCGCATCGTATCGACCCTAAGACCGGCATGTACAAAGGCCGCCAGGTCATTGAGCCGAAAGAAGCAGAATAGCCGCATCTGAACCTCAAACCCTGACATGACGGAACATAACGCCGGGATCATCGGAATGGGACACGCTTATCCGGAGGGTATTCTCACGAATGCCGATCTGGAGAAGATCGTCGACACCAACGATGAATGGATCACTACGCGCACCGGCATCAAACAGCGTCACAAAGCGGCGGAAAACGAATACACCTCCCAGTTCGGCACAAGAGCCGCACTTCAAGCCATCGAAAGAGCGGGCCTGAAGCCCGAAGACATCGACATTATCATCTGTGCAACGACCACGCCGGATCAGATAATGCCGTCAACCGGAGCGTTGATACAGGCACAGATCGGTGCTGTTAATGCTGCCGGAATGGACGTTTTTGCCGCGTGCTCGGGATTTTTGTACGGCCTGACGATGGTCGAATCGATGATCCGCACGGGACAGATCCGATACGCTCTGGTCATCGGAGCCGAAGTTCTTACAAAATACGTTGACTACACCGACCGCGGAACCTGCGTCATTTTCGGCGACGGAGCCGGAGCGGCCGTGGTCGGGCCGGTCGAAAAAGGAAAGGGAATTCTCGCGACCAAGATCAGATCCGACGGCCGCTACGAAGAGCAGCTATACGCGCCGGGCGGCGGAACAAAGCTCGGCACGTCGCACGAGACCATCGACGAACGCCTGCACTTTTTCAAGATGAAAGGCAATGAGCTTTTCAAGGTAGCGGTGCGTTCGATGGCGGATATATCTGCCGAAATGCTCGAAAAAGCAGGCTACACGGTCGATGATGTGGACATCGTGATACCGCATCAGGCGAACCAACGCATCACAGATGCGGTCGCTTCCAGGCTCGGCGTGCCGGAGGAAAAGGTATATTCGAATATCGCAATGCACGGCAACACTTCATCCGCTTCGATCCCCATCGCGATGGATGAGTGTATCCAGTCGGGCCGTATCAAAAAGGGAAGTTTGGTGCTGCTGACGGCGTTCGGCGGCGGCGTGACGTGGGGCGGAACCGTTATCCGTTTTTAATGAGCAGTTTTTAACGTAAAGACGCTGAGCCGCCAAGATGCAAAGAAGTTCTTTGCGGTCTCTGCGGCCTCGCGTTGAAAGTAGCTGATGAGCAAGATCGCGTACATATTTCCGGGCCAGGGAAGCCAGACAGTCGGAATGGGAAAGGAACTTTGCGACGCATATCCTGCGGCACGTGAGGTATTCGAGATCGCCGACGAGGCTCTCGGTTTCTCCCTTTCAGACCTTTGTTTCTCGGGAGATGAAGAAGCACTGAAGCTGACAGCCAACACTCAGCCCGCAATTTTGACGACATCAATAGCGGCGTACAGAGCCGCGGCCGCGGAAGGCCTGCCGAGACCTGATTTTGTCGCGGGACACAGCTTGGGTGAGTATTCAGCCTTGGTTGCAGCCGGTGTATTAGATCTTGCGGATGCAGTTCGGACCGTGCGAAAACGCGGAACCTATATGCAGGAAGCGGTTCCTGTCGGCGTTGGAGCTATGGCAGCGATCCTGGGCCTCGACGAGGCGACTGTCGCCGCGGGCTGTGAAAAGGCCGCGGAAGGTCAGGTTTGCAGCCCTGCGAACATCAATTCACATTCACAGATCGTCATTGCCGGAAATGCGGAAGCGGTCGATCGTGCCTGCGAGATATTGAAAGAAATGGGTGCGAAACGGGCGATAAAGCTGCCCGTTTCGGCTCCGTTCCATTGTTCGCTGATGATGCCCGCACAGGAGCGTTTAACCGAAAACCTGCATGAATTGAATTACTCAGAGCCGAGTTGTCCTGTCGTTCACAATGTTGACGCATTGGCGAATTTTGACGCCTCGGCCGTTTGCGATAAGCTAATTCAACAGGTTTCGTCGCCGGTGCGTTGGCTCCAAACGGTGGAACTTCTGCGTCGGGAAGGCGTAACAAAGTTCGTCGAAATCGGTCCCGGAAAGGTGCTCTCAGGCTTGGTTCGCCAGATCGACCGCGAGGCCGAAACGGCGAACTTCGAAGATCCGGCGAGTTTGAACAATACTTTAGAAACTATTTCATAATTTGAGGAGAAACTATGTCAGACGTACAGGATAAGATCAAACAGATCATTGTAGATGAGCTCGGTGTCGATGAGGCCGAAGTAACCGAAAACGCACGCTTTATCGAAGACCTCGGTGCCGATTCGCTGGACCTCGTGGAACTCGTGATGCGATTCGAAGAGGAATTTGACATCGAAATTCCCGACGAAGACGCAGAGAAGATCCAGAGCGTTCGCGATGCATACGCATACGTCGAGCAGCACAAGGGATAACGTTCGGAGTGCGCGATCCGTCGCGTTCTTTTACGGGCCCGTGCCCGCACTCTAAACCTATGAAACGTCGAGTTGTAGTAACAGGGCTCGGGTTGGTGACGGCGTTGGGAAACGACGTCGGGTCGACCTGGGCCGCCATGATGCGCGGCGAAAACGGCGCGGACGGCATCAAGAAATTTGATGTCGAGGGATTTCCCGTGCGGTTCGCGTGCGAGGTGAAGGAATTCGATCCCCTCAGTTTTCTCGATAAGAAGGAAGCAAGGCGGATGGGAGCTTTTACCCATTTCGCGTTGGCCGCCTCGGACGAGGCGATGAAGCACAGCGGACTTGTCATCGACGAGTCTAATGCCGATATGATCGGGACATACATCAGTTCCGGCATCGGCGATTTCTGGGCCATCGAACGCGAGCATGAAAAGTTGCTCAATTCCGGCCCCGAACGCGTTTCGCCTTTCTTTATTGTTTCGGCGATCGTCAATTTGGCGGCCGGCAACGTCTCTATTCGTCACGGTGCGAAAGGGCCGAATTCGGCGACCGCGACGGCATGTTCTGCGGGAGCTCACGCTATCGGCGACAGCTTCCGCATCATAGAACGCGGCGATGCGGACGCGATGATCTGCGGCGGTGCCGAAAGCGCCATCACGCCGATGTCGGTCGCAGGATTCGCTTCAATGCGTGCTCTTTCGACACGCAACGACGATCCGAAACGGGCATCGAGGCCGTTCGACGCGGACCGCGACGGTTTTGTGATCGGCGAAGGTGCGGG
This sequence is a window from Acidobacteriota bacterium. Protein-coding genes within it:
- the pyrR gene encoding bifunctional pyr operon transcriptional regulator/uracil phosphoribosyltransferase PyrR; amino-acid sequence: MVEKSRIMDAAAMNRALRRLATEIVEKNKGADDLYLVGIRRRGVPLAEHIRDKIEAIEGVRPLYGILDITLYRDDLSTVGANPIVNRTELTEDIEGKNIVLIDDVLYTGRTIRAALDQLMDFGRPKRVQLAVLIDRGSEHRELPIQADFIGKTVPTKQTEIIKVMLKEFDEVEAVGIFERK
- a CDS encoding quinone-dependent dihydroorotate dehydrogenase gives rise to the protein MSGFWNKIVRPVMFALDAERAHELGMSALRNGLARPFYSEEVFPELETEVFGLRFKNPLGIAAGFDKNGTVVEQLASLGFGFVEVGTVTLKPQPGNERPRMFRLPADNALINRLGFNNDGAEAVADRLAKIKRRCIVGVNIGKNRDVAIADAVENYVRTYDIVHPVADYITVNISSPNTPNLRELQKGESLDELLSALTERNAEEARKPLLVKIAPDLNDAEIRAVVEKCMQYGIDGIIAANTTISRQGLQTKEVEAIGAGGLSGRPLTMRSTEVVRRIYEFSDGKLPIVGVGGIFDANDAFEKFAAGASLVQAYTGFVYVGPTFAADVCRGLAKCLRDNGFRSIGDAVGSSVSTR
- a CDS encoding DUF177 domain-containing protein — encoded protein: MKIILDQVSVQPRQIDESFGQDEVELDDEAKLVGDAAFSGTVRKEGVRVLVEGTVTADVEMPCSRCLEKTTFTTNAHFVDVLVDSEYEPTDAELQVSDDGLDESLVIGGEVELAELVRERILLELPEICLCSDDCKGLCPKCGVNWNTGSCDCSDQEIDPRWAALQNLN
- the rpmF gene encoding 50S ribosomal protein L32, which encodes MPNPKRRHSHARTRQRRAHDALKTPQFYMDKDTGEAKKPHRIDPKTGMYKGRQVIEPKEAE
- a CDS encoding ketoacyl-ACP synthase III translates to MTEHNAGIIGMGHAYPEGILTNADLEKIVDTNDEWITTRTGIKQRHKAAENEYTSQFGTRAALQAIERAGLKPEDIDIIICATTTPDQIMPSTGALIQAQIGAVNAAGMDVFAACSGFLYGLTMVESMIRTGQIRYALVIGAEVLTKYVDYTDRGTCVIFGDGAGAAVVGPVEKGKGILATKIRSDGRYEEQLYAPGGGTKLGTSHETIDERLHFFKMKGNELFKVAVRSMADISAEMLEKAGYTVDDVDIVIPHQANQRITDAVASRLGVPEEKVYSNIAMHGNTSSASIPIAMDECIQSGRIKKGSLVLLTAFGGGVTWGGTVIRF
- the fabD gene encoding ACP S-malonyltransferase codes for the protein MSKIAYIFPGQGSQTVGMGKELCDAYPAAREVFEIADEALGFSLSDLCFSGDEEALKLTANTQPAILTTSIAAYRAAAAEGLPRPDFVAGHSLGEYSALVAAGVLDLADAVRTVRKRGTYMQEAVPVGVGAMAAILGLDEATVAAGCEKAAEGQVCSPANINSHSQIVIAGNAEAVDRACEILKEMGAKRAIKLPVSAPFHCSLMMPAQERLTENLHELNYSEPSCPVVHNVDALANFDASAVCDKLIQQVSSPVRWLQTVELLRREGVTKFVEIGPGKVLSGLVRQIDREAETANFEDPASLNNTLETIS
- a CDS encoding acyl carrier protein, whose product is MSDVQDKIKQIIVDELGVDEAEVTENARFIEDLGADSLDLVELVMRFEEEFDIEIPDEDAEKIQSVRDAYAYVEQHKG
- the fabF gene encoding beta-ketoacyl-ACP synthase II, with the protein product MKRRVVVTGLGLVTALGNDVGSTWAAMMRGENGADGIKKFDVEGFPVRFACEVKEFDPLSFLDKKEARRMGAFTHFALAASDEAMKHSGLVIDESNADMIGTYISSGIGDFWAIEREHEKLLNSGPERVSPFFIVSAIVNLAAGNVSIRHGAKGPNSATATACSAGAHAIGDSFRIIERGDADAMICGGAESAITPMSVAGFASMRALSTRNDDPKRASRPFDADRDGFVIGEGAGIMILEELEFAKARGANILAEIVGYGMSGDAFHVTMPDESGSGAIRVMERAIKDAGISPEQIGYINAHGTSTPYNDKFETLAIKKVFGEHAYKTPVSSTKSMTGHALGAAGGLEAVFSVKAITEKMLPPTINYDTPDPDCDLDYIPNAAREAEIEYALSNNFGFGGTNACLIFKRFND